The Tolypothrix sp. NIES-4075 DNA window CAGAAAAGCCAACTACTCCTTCTTGACTTTGAACTCTACCACCTTGTTGCGAGTCAACCGGAATCGAGACACTAAAATTACCCAAAGGTGATTCATAAACTTGCAGGCTTGGGTCTACTACTACTGTTTCGTCTTCGTCTGAATATTCTTCATTTTCTGCTTCTTCATAAGCAGCGATTACTTCCTGTATAATTTCCTGCGCTTCTTCTTCTTCAAGATCCAAAGCTTGCTGTAACTTTTTCAACAAAGGTGTTTTTCCTTGAGGAATAATTAATTCTTCTTCATCTATAACCATCAACACACCCGCAGCAAAAGCGTCTAGTATTAATTCATCTGAAAGAGAATCATTGGCGGTATTAAATAGCGTTCCCAGACCTTCGGACTCAGCAATTACCATCAGTCTATCGACAACTTCTGATATTTCCTCTTCTGAGTATTCCTCGAATACCTCAAATTCCCAGAGGATCATGGCTATATCTTCTGCATCCACATGTTCTAAGGAAGAATCAGCTGCTGCGGTGACAACGGCGATCGCTGCTACTGCCTCTTCTGGAGTCAGTACTTGTTCTGATTTCTCTTGCGAGTTAAAAATGTTGTCGTACTTGCCCATGATTGCTTCCTCCTTAAATGGCTAATGAGTGTCACTTAAATAATTAGTAGGTATCTGTAATGCTGAAACACAACTAGGAACTATAGTACACAGGTAAGTAACATTCCTACCAAAAAATTTTTGATTTCCTTGGTAGAAGTCTTCTAATTTTAATAAACATTTCAATTTTCTTTATTAATCGAACCGCCAAGTCCGCCAAGTCCGCCAAGATAAAAATAGAATCAGACATAATTTAGTTATATAATTATCTCGCGAAAAGCTTATATTTTAATATATTTGACATAGCTTTATATTTATCATTTTTGGATAACTTGACGATTTGTTAAGGATACACTCCAATAAAAAATCAAGGTTTTACCCCAAAGTGATAAAACAGGGATAGTGAAACTGCATTAAATCTGAAGTAAATTACAAATTAGAGTAGCTAGCCAAAATAAAGAATTAAAGCGCACTCTTGACCAAAAAATATATTTAAGAGGAAATACTAGTGGTTACAGTATCTAAAAATACTTTATCTTTATCTGCAAAAGAGCGATCGCTCATTCTCTGGTTTGATGAAGTCGGGATTGCTTCTATTCCTCTAGTTGGCGGGAAAAATGCCTCACTGGGGGAAATGATTCAACAACTTACACCCAAAGGCGTTAACGTTCCTACCGGGTTCGCGACAACAGCGTATGCGTATCGGTATTTTATTGAATCAGCCGGATTAGAAGAAAAGCTGCGATCGCTGCTGGAAAACTTGGATGTTGAAGATGTAACAAATTTACGCGAACAAGGAAGAAAAGCGCGATCGCTACTGCTGCACACACCATTTCCTGTAGAATTGCGGCAAGCGATCGCTGAAGCTTACCAAACTTTATGCGATCGCTACAACGCAGACACCGACGTAGCCGTGCGTTCCAGCGCTACCGCTGAAGACTTACCCGATGCTAGTTTTGCCGGACAGCAAGAAACTTATCTTAACGTTACCAGCACCCAAGGAGTTTTAGCCGCCTGTCATCGCTGCTTTGCTTCCCTATTTACCGATCGCGCTATTTCCTATCGCCACACCAAAGGATTTGACCACTTTAGCATTGCCCTTGCCGTAGGCGTGCAAAAAATGGTGCGCTCTGACTTAGCAACCTCTGGGGTGATGTTCTCCATTGACACAGAAACAGGCTTTAAAGACGCAGCAATAATTACAGCTGCTTACGGCTTAGGTGAAAACGTCGTTCAAGGAACAGTTAACCCAGACGAATATCAAGTTTTTAAACCAACTTTAAAAGCAGGTTTTCGCCCAATCGTCGATAAAAGATTGGGTACTAAAGAATTAAAAATGGTTTATGATGACGGCTCAAAACTTACCAAGAACGTACAAGTTACTGCAAATGAACAAGCTAAATTTGCCCTGGCAGATGACGATATTTTACAACTAGCTAATTGGGCTTGTTTAATAGAAGACCATTATTCCCAAGTTCACGGCAAATTCACCCCGATGGACATCGAATGGGCAAAAGATGGCATTACCAACGAATTATTTGTTGTGCAAGCGCGTCCGGAAACAGTGCAATCTCAGAAAACGGAGAATGTCTTGCGGAGTTATCGTCTCATTGGGGAGGACAAGGAGGAATTTGCTTCCTCATCTCCCCCACTTCCCCTAGTCACCGGTCGCGCTGTCGGTGAAGCTATTAGCCAAGGGAAAGTTCACCTGATTTTAGATGTTAATAAAATTCATGAATTTAAAGCTGGGGAAATCTTAGTAACAGAAAGAACCGATCCCGATTGGGAACCGATTATGAAACGCGCTAGTGCGATTATTACTAACTCCGGTGGGCGCACGTGCCATTCCGCAATTATCGCCAGAGAATTGAATTTACCGGCAATTGTTGGCTGTGGTAATGCAACACAAGTCTTGAAAAATTATCAAGAGGTAACAGTTTCTTGCGCTGAAGGAGAAGAAGGACGAGTTTATGAAGGTTTATTGCCTTTTGAAGTCAACGAAATTCATTTAGAAAACTTGCCCCGCACCCGCACGCAAATTTTAATGAATGTGGGCAATCCTCAACAAGCATTTAGTTTATCTACAATTCCTAATGATGGGGTAGGTTTAGCGCGGACAGAGTTTATCATCGCCAATCAAATTCAAATTCATCCGATGGCTTTGATTTATTTTGACAAGTTAGATGATAAACTTCTTCAAGCTAAAATTGACGAAATCACTGCACTTTATGACGATAAACCACAATATTTTGTGGATAAATTAGCCCAAGGTATCGGCAGAATTGCCGCTGCATTTTATCCCAAACCTGTGATAGTGCGGATGTCAGATTTCAAAAGTAATGAATATGCCAATTTGTTAGGTGGAAGACAGTTTGAACCGCACGAAGAAAACCCAATGCTGGGTTGGCGAGGAGCAGCGCGTTACTATGATAAAGGTTATAGAGAAGCTTTTGCTTTAGAATGTCAGGCGATTAAGCGAGTACGCGAAGACATGGGTTTAACTAACGTTATCCCGATGATTCCTTTTTGTCGCACTCCCGATGAAGGGCGTTTGGTATTGACAGAAATGGCAAAAAATGGTTTAGAACAAAATGTCAACAACTTGCAAGTTTACGTGATGTGCGAGTTGCCAAGTAATGTAATTATGGCTGAAGAGTTTGCCGAAGTATTTGACGGTTTCTCGATAGGTTCCAATGATTTAACTCAGCTGACGCTGGGGTTAGATCGCGATTCGGCATTAGTAGCGCGATTGTTTGATGAGCGCAGTGAAGGAGTAAAGCGAATGATTAAAATGGCGATCGCATCTGCGAAAAAGAAAAATCGCAAAATCGGCATTTGCGGACAAGCACCCAGCGATTACCCAGAATTTGCTCAATTTTTAGTCGAGCAAGGAATTGACTCAATCAGCTTAAATCCAGATTCGGTTTTAAAGACAATGTTGGAAATTGCCAAAGTCGAAAATCCTGAATCTTGAGTTAAAATGCCCCAATGAAAGTAACCGACACCCTAGAAGGGTGCGGCTACTGGAAGCATGTATTTTTGCATTTACTCACCACTTAGGGGGTAATTTTAATAGGGTGATATTCGCTTACCATCCAAATGCAATCTGTATCCGCGTAATATTGATGCCACGGATAGATATATTGCTGGTGTTCGTGAACTTGACAAAAAGGAAGGAAAGTCGTATTACCAGGACTCATCAATACTTCTTCATAGAGACTCCCAAAATCGTCCTCTTTGAACTTCTGCATTCTTCCCTGCCCAGAAACTTGGGTGTGTATCTCTATAAAGTCATGTTGGTTATGGATAAGACAGTTGGTACAAGAAGGAGCAAACCATAAGTTGACTTTGACAGAGAACTTTTCTTTTTGATGAGGCTTACTTGATTGCCTTGTCATCAAGTACGGATCGACTTCTATGATTCCCGCTTCAACTTGGGGAGAACGCCACAGTAGTACATCTTTTGGAAAGCCATCAATAAGATTACCTAATAGACCCCAGTTTTGCTCAAATACGATCTTGCCGATGTTGTTAGTCTCTACCACCTCAAGCAAAAGTAAGGATTCAGCTTTTTGGATGATGGTCTGTTTGAGAATGGTAGATGAAAAAGCAGGAATAATGCTGGTGTAAGTTTCTTTTAGGTAAGCATCTGAATTTTGGGGATTGATGGCGATAGTACGGTTTTGAACCGGATAGTTCT harbors:
- the ppsA gene encoding phosphoenolpyruvate synthase; the protein is MVTVSKNTLSLSAKERSLILWFDEVGIASIPLVGGKNASLGEMIQQLTPKGVNVPTGFATTAYAYRYFIESAGLEEKLRSLLENLDVEDVTNLREQGRKARSLLLHTPFPVELRQAIAEAYQTLCDRYNADTDVAVRSSATAEDLPDASFAGQQETYLNVTSTQGVLAACHRCFASLFTDRAISYRHTKGFDHFSIALAVGVQKMVRSDLATSGVMFSIDTETGFKDAAIITAAYGLGENVVQGTVNPDEYQVFKPTLKAGFRPIVDKRLGTKELKMVYDDGSKLTKNVQVTANEQAKFALADDDILQLANWACLIEDHYSQVHGKFTPMDIEWAKDGITNELFVVQARPETVQSQKTENVLRSYRLIGEDKEEFASSSPPLPLVTGRAVGEAISQGKVHLILDVNKIHEFKAGEILVTERTDPDWEPIMKRASAIITNSGGRTCHSAIIARELNLPAIVGCGNATQVLKNYQEVTVSCAEGEEGRVYEGLLPFEVNEIHLENLPRTRTQILMNVGNPQQAFSLSTIPNDGVGLARTEFIIANQIQIHPMALIYFDKLDDKLLQAKIDEITALYDDKPQYFVDKLAQGIGRIAAAFYPKPVIVRMSDFKSNEYANLLGGRQFEPHEENPMLGWRGAARYYDKGYREAFALECQAIKRVREDMGLTNVIPMIPFCRTPDEGRLVLTEMAKNGLEQNVNNLQVYVMCELPSNVIMAEEFAEVFDGFSIGSNDLTQLTLGLDRDSALVARLFDERSEGVKRMIKMAIASAKKKNRKIGICGQAPSDYPEFAQFLVEQGIDSISLNPDSVLKTMLEIAKVENPES